The Amycolatopsis jiangsuensis nucleotide sequence GCGTGGGACAGCCGGCTCCTAAGGTGGCCGGAGGCGAGAGGAACTCGATGAGCAACCCACTGGTGGCAGCGCCGGTCAGCAGCACCACGGCCGTTTCGGGGGTGCCGCTGCTGGAAGACGCCCAGGACGTCAAGTCCAGCATCGAAAGCGGCGACTGGGCATCGGCTGCACTCGGGGTCGCGGGCACCGCGATGGACGCGCTGGAGGTCATCAGCGACCCGTTCGGCGCCATCATCTCCGCCGGGGTCGGCTGGCTGATGGAACACGTCGGTCCGCTCAAGCAGGCCCTCGACGCACTCGCCGGCAATCCCGACAAGATCACCTCGTACTCGCAGACCTGGCAGAACGTCTCCCAGGAACTGTCCTCGGTCGGGCAGGAGCTGCTCGACCAGGTCAAGGCCGATCTGCAGAGCTGGCAAGGCGATGCCGCCGACGCCTACCGGCAGCGTGCCGAGGACGTGTCCACCCTGGTCGCCGCGGCAGGCGAGGCGAGCGGCGGCGCGGCGAACGGGGTGCAGACCGCCGGCGAGGTCGTCGCCGCGGTGCGCTCACTCGTGCGCGACACGATCGCCGAGGTCGTGGCCCATCTCGTGTCGTGGGCACTGCAGGTCGTTTTCACCTGCGGGATCGGCCTCGCCTGGGTCGTACCGCAGGTGGCCGCGAAGGTGGCGACCACGGCCACCAAGATCTCCGGCCTGGTCCAGAAACTGGTCAAGGCGCTGAAGACACTGGGCACCCTGCTGCGCAAGGCGCACGGCGTGTTCGACGAGGTCGGTGCCGCGCTGAAGAAGATCAAGGCGGGCAAAGCAGGCAAGGCCGATGCCCCGCACATCGACAAGCCACCGAAGACGCCGGGTGGGCAACGTCCGCGGTCCGGCCCGGGTGATTCGCCCGGCTCCGGGCACGGGGACGACTCGACCACCAGCAGCCGCTCTCTCGACGACGACCTGCGCAATCCCGAGCAGGAGTGGAAGGACAAGTACGACGGGGACGGCCGGACACACACCTCGCCGGGAGCGCCGGGCCAGAACCCGCACGGCGGTGGCACGATCTCCCAGCACACCCACGACCATGTGAACCTGGGCAACCTCAAACCCGCGAGGCCGAATCCGAACCCGAGGAGGGCCAGGCCCGCGACGTTCAGCGGCGGGCACGTCGCCACCGGCGACCTGCCTCCCGGTACGGCACCGACCGCGACGCTCGGCAACGGCATCAACGGCGGGACGCCGGTGTTCGGTCCCCCCAAGCAGAACGGCGTCTACAACATCCACGCACCGCAGACGCTCGACGGATCGGGCAATCCGGTCACCAAGCTGACCGGAGCGGGCAGGCCGGGACAGAGCACCATGTTCCCGCCCGGTACGCACACCGGGCTGACCCAGAACGTCGCCGGCCAGGCGTGGAACGGCGGTCACCCCTCCGGCGGTTTCACCCCGACCGGCAACCAGACCACCGCGCACGGACATCCCGGAAGCTATACCTGGCAGGGGCAAGGGCAGATTCCCTACACCCCGATCTATGACAAACCCGGCGGCGTTCCCGGGCCCGACCACGGCGCTCCTCCGCCCGCGGGGGAGAATCCCTACGCCGGCCAGCGGATCGACGTGAACGGGTTCGCGAACCCGCAGTACCAGCCGGGTGATCCGATCCCCTCCGCCGGCGCGCAACCGGGCTACTTCGATCCGCACGACCCCACGCAGAACCCGGCGCCGGACAAGCTGGACGTCAACCCGGCCACCTACTTCCCGCAGTAGCGCATGAGCACTCCGTTCCAGGTCGACGACGCCGTGTCGCTGTCGTTCGACGAACACCGCAGGCTCCGGATCCGGGCGCCGCGCGAGTACCTCCCGCTCGCCGCCTGGCTCTACGCGGACGCGCAGCCCAACCTCGCCGCGCTCGACGGGCTGGGGCAGCTGCTCGAACAAAGCCGCGGCGAGCAGCTGACGCTGGTCGGCAACAGCTGCCTCGTCGATTTCGTCAACGACCTGGTGCTGCTGGAAAGCCGGTACGACCTGTGGCCGCGGACAGTGCTGCCGCAGCAGGTCTTCTGGACGGTGGTCAACGGCTTTCGCCGCTACCTCGCCGACAACGCGGGCCAGCCGCTGCTCACCCGGCCCGCCGGCTACCCGGACGCGCAGCGGTACACCTTCCGCCACACCTCGGACGAGGACGGCAAGCAGTACCTGGTGGACCAGACCTATTTTCCGCGCTCGTGGTCGCCCGAGGAGGTCCGCGCCGCCGCGGACGGCGCGTGGGCCTCGCCGGAGCTGGTGCTCGACGAGCAGACCGGAGTGTGGTCGGGGATGTGGCGCGGTCTGGAGATCGCCGGCTGCTACCACTCGGGCGAGCGGGAAGTGCTGACGTACTTCCCGGTCATCTCGCCCTGAGCGCTCAGATCAGGTGCGAGGCTTCTTCGACCGCTGAGTGCCGGCACGCATCACTATCGTGTGCCACACCAGAACCACCGGCACCACGAGCAATTCCAGCACCGTCGCCGCGCGGAACACCGGATGCGGCGCACCGGCCCGGCGCGCCGAGAGCAATCGCGGCAACCCACCGACGGCAGCGGTGCCGAGCACTGTCCTGGTCGCTGCCGCGCGCTTCTCCGGGCGCTGGATCGACCACCAGAGCACGAGCCCGGCAGCGGTCCAGAAGGTGTTCACGAAACGGTATTCGCTGTCGACGCTCGGAGTGGTCCGGCCGCCGCCCGGCGCGCGTTCCGGGCCGCCGAAAATCCCACTCAGCCCGGACGCGACGGGAATCGCACCGAGGAGACCGAGAGTCATCACCAGCGCTTTCCGGGACTTCGCCTCTGCCATACGGTCGAGACTAGATCAGGTCCCAGGTCAGCGCGGTGCCCTTCGCCGCGTCCACGCGGAACGTGCGGCCCAGCACGGTGCTGAGCTCCGCCGGGGCGAGGCCGCCGGCCGGGCGGATCGAGCGGACGTTGCGTGCGGTCACTTCGTCGCCGGCCCGGACGTCCTCCACGACGTACAGCGAGCGGCGCAGGCGCAGGCCCTCCTTCTCGCTTTCCCGCGGCCCCAGCACCGGGCGGCCGAGCGCCTCCCACGCGCGGCGGCTCTCCACCACCAGCGCGGCCAGCTCCGCGGGCTCCAGCGAGAAGTCCGAATCGACGCCGCCGTCCGCGCGGGCCAGCGTGACGTGCTTCTCGATCGCCACCGCGCCCAGGGCCACCGCGGCGAGCGGCGCGCCGATGCCCGGCGTGTGGTCGGAAAGGCCCACCAGGGTTCCGGTGACCCCGCCCAGCACCGGCAGCCCGCGGAGATTGCTCTCCGACGGCGACGCCGGGTAGCTCGCCGTGCAACCGAGCACCACGAGCTGGTCGTTGCCGGCTTCGCGGGCCGTGCGCACGGCCGCGTCGATCTCGGCGACGTTCGCCATCCCGGTCGAGATGACCAGCGGCTTGCCGGTGCGCGCGCACTGCTCGATCAGCGGCAGGTCGACGATCTCCGACGACGCGATCTTGTACGCGGGCGCGTCCAGCGACTCCAGCAGCTCGACCGCGGTCGGGTCGAACGGGCTGGAGAACACTTCCAGCCCCCGTTCCCGGGCGCGGGCGAACAGCGGCTCGTGCCATTCCCACGGCGTGTGCGCCTTTTCGTACAGCCGGTACAGGTTTTCGCCGCCCCACAGGGAATGTGAGTCGCCGATGCGGAACGCCGGGCCGTCGACGTCGATGGTGATGGTGTCCGGCCGGTAGGTCTGCAGCTTCACCGCGTGCGCCCCGGCGTCGGCGATCGCGTCCACGATCCCCAGCGCGCGGTCGAGGTCGCCGTTGTGGTTGCCGGACATCTCGGCGATCACGAACGGCGGGTGCTCCGGGCCGAGCGTGTGAGCGCCGATGCGGACTTCGGACATGGGTGGTGTCCTCCCGGTGGTGCGTGCGGGTCAGCCCAGAGTCTTGCGCAGCCGCCGGAAACCGTTCCCGGCGGGCGCCCCCTCCCGGTAACCGGAACGCTCGAACAACGCGCCGGACGCCGCGTTGTCCGGGTGCACCGCGGCCAGTACGGCCACCGCGCCGCGCCGCTGGGCGAGTATCCGCTCGCCTTCGGCCAGCACGATCCGGGACAGGCCGCGGCCACGGCTCCGCGGCGCCAGCGTGATGCTGACCTCCCATTCGCCCGCGCCCTCGTGGTCGAACCGCACCGTGCCCACCGGTGCCGCGTCCTGTTCCACGACGAGCAGCATCCGGTCCCGGTCCGCCAGCACGCCGTGCAACCAGCGCTGGTGATCGGCGAGGGCGATCACGCCGGTGGACCGCGAGGCCTCGCGGGTACGTGGATCGTTGCGCCAGGACAGCAGCAGCTCGGCGTCCGCCTCCGTCGCGTCCCGCGCGGTGACGGCCGGCGGCGTCACTGCGGCGTCGTCGGCGCGAGCTGCGCGTCCTCGAGCCTGCGCAGCCGATCCTCGTACCGCGCGATCCCGGCGAGCCGGACCCGGATCTGCGCGTGCTGCCGCTGGATCTCCTCGATCAGCGAACGGGCCTCCGCGGTCTCCGCGGCGTCCGCGCGCGGGGTCATCACCAGCGATTCCCGCAACGTCTCCAGCTGGGCTTCCTGCGCGG carries:
- a CDS encoding WXG100-like domain-containing protein translates to MSNPLVAAPVSSTTAVSGVPLLEDAQDVKSSIESGDWASAALGVAGTAMDALEVISDPFGAIISAGVGWLMEHVGPLKQALDALAGNPDKITSYSQTWQNVSQELSSVGQELLDQVKADLQSWQGDAADAYRQRAEDVSTLVAAAGEASGGAANGVQTAGEVVAAVRSLVRDTIAEVVAHLVSWALQVVFTCGIGLAWVVPQVAAKVATTATKISGLVQKLVKALKTLGTLLRKAHGVFDEVGAALKKIKAGKAGKADAPHIDKPPKTPGGQRPRSGPGDSPGSGHGDDSTTSSRSLDDDLRNPEQEWKDKYDGDGRTHTSPGAPGQNPHGGGTISQHTHDHVNLGNLKPARPNPNPRRARPATFSGGHVATGDLPPGTAPTATLGNGINGGTPVFGPPKQNGVYNIHAPQTLDGSGNPVTKLTGAGRPGQSTMFPPGTHTGLTQNVAGQAWNGGHPSGGFTPTGNQTTAHGHPGSYTWQGQGQIPYTPIYDKPGGVPGPDHGAPPPAGENPYAGQRIDVNGFANPQYQPGDPIPSAGAQPGYFDPHDPTQNPAPDKLDVNPATYFPQ
- a CDS encoding DUF4345 domain-containing protein, which produces MAEAKSRKALVMTLGLLGAIPVASGLSGIFGGPERAPGGGRTTPSVDSEYRFVNTFWTAAGLVLWWSIQRPEKRAAATRTVLGTAAVGGLPRLLSARRAGAPHPVFRAATVLELLVVPVVLVWHTIVMRAGTQRSKKPRT
- the pseI gene encoding pseudaminic acid synthase — translated: MSEVRIGAHTLGPEHPPFVIAEMSGNHNGDLDRALGIVDAIADAGAHAVKLQTYRPDTITIDVDGPAFRIGDSHSLWGGENLYRLYEKAHTPWEWHEPLFARARERGLEVFSSPFDPTAVELLESLDAPAYKIASSEIVDLPLIEQCARTGKPLVISTGMANVAEIDAAVRTAREAGNDQLVVLGCTASYPASPSESNLRGLPVLGGVTGTLVGLSDHTPGIGAPLAAVALGAVAIEKHVTLARADGGVDSDFSLEPAELAALVVESRRAWEALGRPVLGPRESEKEGLRLRRSLYVVEDVRAGDEVTARNVRSIRPAGGLAPAELSTVLGRTFRVDAAKGTALTWDLI
- a CDS encoding GNAT family N-acetyltransferase, whose product is MTPPAVTARDATEADAELLLSWRNDPRTREASRSTGVIALADHQRWLHGVLADRDRMLLVVEQDAAPVGTVRFDHEGAGEWEVSITLAPRSRGRGLSRIVLAEGERILAQRRGAVAVLAAVHPDNAASGALFERSGYREGAPAGNGFRRLRKTLG